In a single window of the Paenibacillus sp. MMS20-IR301 genome:
- a CDS encoding extracellular solute-binding protein — protein MKKWWLMLPVLLLSLALLPGCADFTAGEESRPETSAPVELSFWNPFGGGEGEYVERIIRNYNAAQSGVFVKQLRLESNEYYARLSTALSFGKGPDVAVVHADRLSPFVKAKQIVPLNKLGEERGFQWSGIAEQNLQSVSYNGQYYAVPLDTHFHMLYYNKDILARAGVLTPGGTPMLKEDTPEAFIAMLRQIAARVPGVQPMAVNTPYFQESFLDLYYEAGGELFSPDMNQAAIYNEKSVQVLSFYQQLFEEGLSTLEDNTPWDSFYNGQAGLWFGGVWEAGHHLDNEALDIGIVPLPPIFGSAAHWGSSHTLVIPAYVSGEEQEAAMDFMSYFLETGGSIWGEAGHVPASLKIAGSEEYRGLPYRRLFIQARDQVKYAPQTDKYAALFTAMSEELQNIIRSRIPPEAGLKTLEQSLNQILAN, from the coding sequence ATGAAAAAATGGTGGCTCATGCTGCCTGTTCTGCTGCTGAGTCTGGCCCTGCTGCCGGGCTGTGCGGACTTCACTGCCGGTGAAGAAAGCCGCCCTGAGACTTCAGCACCGGTCGAATTATCCTTCTGGAATCCGTTCGGAGGCGGCGAAGGAGAATATGTTGAGCGGATCATCCGGAATTATAATGCTGCCCAGAGCGGAGTATTTGTGAAGCAGCTCAGACTGGAGTCTAATGAATATTATGCCAGACTCAGTACAGCCTTGTCCTTCGGCAAAGGGCCGGATGTAGCTGTAGTCCATGCAGACCGCTTGTCACCGTTTGTGAAGGCTAAGCAAATCGTACCGCTGAATAAGCTGGGGGAAGAGCGGGGATTCCAGTGGAGCGGAATCGCTGAACAGAACCTGCAGAGCGTCAGCTACAACGGACAATATTATGCGGTACCGCTGGATACGCATTTTCATATGCTCTATTACAACAAGGATATTTTGGCCAGGGCCGGGGTGTTAACCCCCGGAGGCACGCCAATGCTCAAAGAGGACACTCCCGAAGCGTTCATTGCAATGCTGCGGCAGATCGCTGCGCGGGTACCGGGAGTCCAGCCTATGGCCGTTAATACCCCGTACTTCCAGGAATCCTTCCTGGATCTGTATTATGAGGCTGGCGGTGAACTATTCAGTCCGGATATGAACCAAGCAGCAATATATAACGAGAAGTCGGTTCAGGTGCTGAGCTTCTACCAGCAGCTATTTGAAGAGGGACTAAGTACTCTGGAGGATAATACGCCATGGGATTCTTTCTATAACGGCCAGGCGGGCCTGTGGTTTGGCGGAGTATGGGAAGCCGGGCATCATCTGGACAACGAGGCGCTCGATATCGGAATTGTACCTCTTCCGCCGATCTTTGGCAGCGCGGCGCACTGGGGAAGCTCCCATACACTGGTTATTCCAGCTTACGTCAGCGGTGAGGAGCAGGAAGCGGCCATGGATTTCATGAGTTATTTCCTGGAGACCGGGGGCAGCATCTGGGGGGAAGCGGGGCATGTCCCGGCAAGTCTGAAGATTGCAGGGAGCGAAGAATACCGCGGGCTGCCTTACCGCAGACTGTTCATCCAGGCCAGGGATCAGGTGAAGTATGCCCCTCAAACGGATAAATACGCGGCGCTGTTCACCGCAATGTCTGAGGAGCTGCAGAATATTATCCGCAGCCGGATTCCGCCGGAAGCGGGGCTGAAGACGCTTGAGCAGAGTCTTAATCAGATTTTGGCCAATTGA
- a CDS encoding lipase family protein, with product MGNIRNEGDRAVFLAAVCGQTYAQFDHADGSFVVPQGYSVVQSFQAKSMGGIREPFGFILESPQDIIIAWRGSSSVNNWLSNMNAAQIKFKYVKEDCLTHRGFTDIYSSARDEILAALGSLSPDKPLYVTGHSLGGALATLCALDTAVNSAHKSPRLYTYGSPRAGDPAFAKAFSQYVRSSFRYANLFDPATYVPPTIYKLPRQEKKYYYTHVQTLYSLSFQNGTVELNHALRSYFAVLSRDRPEYTKALCKENPGFCPVPELTV from the coding sequence ATGGGGAACATTAGAAATGAAGGAGACCGGGCGGTCTTTCTGGCTGCCGTCTGCGGACAGACTTATGCGCAATTCGATCATGCGGATGGATCATTTGTTGTGCCGCAGGGCTACTCCGTTGTGCAGAGCTTCCAGGCGAAATCTATGGGCGGTATCCGGGAGCCGTTCGGATTTATTCTGGAATCGCCGCAGGATATTATCATTGCCTGGCGCGGGAGCAGCTCGGTCAACAATTGGCTCTCCAATATGAATGCTGCGCAGATTAAATTCAAATACGTCAAGGAAGACTGCCTTACGCACAGAGGCTTCACCGATATCTATTCGTCGGCACGGGATGAAATCCTCGCAGCACTCGGTTCATTATCACCTGACAAACCGCTATACGTTACAGGCCACAGTCTCGGCGGGGCACTCGCAACCCTGTGTGCGCTGGATACCGCCGTGAATTCTGCTCACAAGTCCCCCCGGCTGTATACCTACGGCTCTCCGCGTGCCGGTGACCCGGCGTTCGCCAAAGCCTTCAGCCAGTATGTCCGCAGCAGCTTCCGGTATGCCAATCTTTTTGACCCTGCGACCTATGTTCCGCCCACCATCTACAAGCTGCCGCGGCAAGAGAAGAAGTATTACTACACCCATGTCCAGACGTTATATTCCTTGTCTTTCCAGAACGGGACAGTTGAACTGAATCATGCGCTCAGAAGCTATTTCGCTGTGCTGTCAAGGGACCGGCCCGAATACACGAAAGCCTTATGTAAGGAGAATCCCGGCTTCTGCCCGGTGCCTGAATTAACCGTTTGA
- a CDS encoding helix-turn-helix transcriptional regulator — protein MYEWHRQIQVIVDEIDECIINRNSEAITLRLLSRRLGYSEFHTTRKFKEISGMQFRDYLRNRKLAFALKEVRDRGKSILDIAFDYGFSSHEAFTRAFKGTFGVTPSEYRKKPVPVVLRTKITPFDRYFFGFGEIGMMKSAEDIKIYFVTMPAHKFLHIKNYESNGYWDFWKKQSLIPGQDCETVCGLLDSIKGKLDDSGGSESNSGSGQIMAYINDPAGRLCDWGIPRTECFGVRLPSDYCGEIPPQMLMIDVPEAEYIVFEHGPFDYEQENRSVEEKMEQTMAAFDFADTAYCMDTSPGRVIYFHHDPAKCWKYIRPIKKSHY, from the coding sequence ATGTATGAGTGGCACAGACAAATCCAGGTAATCGTTGATGAAATTGACGAGTGTATTATTAATCGTAACAGTGAAGCCATAACGCTGCGGTTGCTTTCCCGCAGGTTAGGTTATTCCGAATTTCATACAACGAGAAAATTCAAGGAAATCTCAGGTATGCAATTCAGGGATTATTTACGGAACAGAAAATTAGCCTTTGCATTAAAAGAGGTACGGGACCGGGGAAAAAGTATTTTGGATATTGCTTTTGATTATGGTTTTTCATCACATGAAGCATTTACCAGAGCTTTCAAGGGAACCTTTGGTGTAACTCCAAGCGAATACCGGAAAAAGCCTGTGCCAGTCGTCCTCCGTACCAAAATAACCCCGTTCGACCGCTACTTTTTCGGATTTGGAGAGATTGGTATGATGAAATCTGCAGAGGATATTAAAATTTATTTTGTAACGATGCCCGCACATAAATTTTTGCACATAAAAAATTATGAAAGTAACGGGTATTGGGATTTTTGGAAAAAACAGAGCCTTATCCCGGGGCAGGACTGCGAAACCGTTTGCGGCCTACTTGATAGTATCAAGGGCAAACTGGATGACAGCGGCGGAAGCGAATCTAACAGCGGCAGTGGTCAGATTATGGCATATATTAATGACCCTGCCGGCAGACTCTGCGATTGGGGGATTCCGCGTACAGAGTGTTTTGGTGTTCGTCTTCCTTCTGATTATTGTGGTGAGATCCCGCCGCAAATGCTTATGATAGATGTTCCCGAAGCTGAGTATATTGTTTTTGAGCATGGGCCCTTCGACTATGAGCAGGAAAATCGCAGTGTGGAGGAAAAAATGGAACAGACAATGGCAGCATTCGACTTTGCAGATACTGCCTATTGCATGGATACTTCCCCCGGCAGAGTAATTTACTTTCATCATGATCCGGCAAAGTGCTGGAAGTATATTAGACCTATAAAAAAGTCGCACTATTAA
- a CDS encoding alpha/beta hydrolase, whose translation MIEEHISTGRLALNVKYSFNGKPVVLFLHFSGGNLHMWEGILPQFQQEFSVIAPDLRGHGRSDKPQAGYHIDEMAEDVHLLLQQLGIRECHVVGSSMGAEVGLSLAAAHPGLVKSLVCEGALHNEFGEYGIFQGNAEDIERRQAEIRGELAEREERVFAEAEEYIAEMRAELTAEGLWNEYFSAFYEHSLQPLPDGSYTYCYRNHVRNEYIEQYWELAFEDYYQRLTCPVLFLPSEDEWNNPAVRSSLDSFAAMVNSSEIKRIPGSIHAYVWMQLPQQAGQAVKDFLAEQL comes from the coding sequence GTGATTGAAGAACATATATCGACAGGGCGGCTCGCACTGAATGTAAAGTATTCTTTTAACGGTAAGCCGGTTGTCCTTTTCCTTCATTTCAGCGGCGGAAATCTGCATATGTGGGAGGGAATACTGCCGCAGTTTCAGCAGGAGTTCAGTGTGATTGCCCCCGATCTGCGCGGACACGGGAGGTCCGATAAACCGCAGGCCGGCTATCATATCGATGAGATGGCGGAAGATGTGCATCTGCTGCTGCAACAGCTCGGCATCCGGGAATGTCATGTCGTCGGCAGCTCCATGGGGGCTGAGGTCGGGCTCAGCCTGGCGGCGGCTCATCCGGGGCTGGTAAAATCACTTGTCTGTGAAGGTGCGCTTCATAATGAATTCGGGGAGTACGGAATTTTTCAGGGCAACGCGGAGGACATTGAACGGAGACAAGCAGAGATTCGCGGGGAGCTGGCAGAGCGGGAAGAGCGCGTGTTTGCTGAAGCTGAAGAATACATCGCTGAAATGCGGGCAGAACTGACCGCAGAAGGGCTGTGGAATGAATATTTCTCAGCATTTTATGAGCACAGCCTGCAGCCGCTGCCGGACGGAAGCTATACCTATTGTTACCGGAATCATGTGAGAAATGAGTATATCGAGCAGTATTGGGAGCTGGCGTTCGAAGATTATTATCAGCGGCTTACATGCCCGGTCTTATTCCTGCCGAGTGAAGACGAATGGAACAATCCGGCGGTCCGCAGCAGTCTGGACAGCTTCGCGGCAATGGTGAACAGCTCTGAAATTAAGCGGATTCCCGGCTCTATCCATGCCTATGTCTGGATGCAGCTTCCGCAACAGGCAGGTCAGGCGGTCAAGGACTTCCTGGCAGAGCAGCTCTAG
- a CDS encoding LTA synthase family protein, protein MLVKSYFAWYYLFEDGPTWTTWLKEIPFMLLLFCMIEWFATKRKIAIYMLVNLLISVLFFSLIVYHNHFGIIATSQVFGQVKQVGAVKKSIFAVVHPEYILFFIDIIIIGLIMLSRKKAVAWKKSMARRSNRKAVAVLFCISLVICMMNIFPNQASMNENVKAEQMGILNYEAYNLIAEEEEEPMDSAEITQSAIDEIKGIHSQTAPLLYGAARGKNLIVLQMESFQNFLIHLTVDGQEITPNMNKLADSSFYFPRFYQQVGQGNTSDAEFIVNTSFYVPPDGPATEMYAPKELPSLPKLLQAQGYDTATFHTNEVDFWNRGELYSALGFDRYYDKAFFTEEDTVFYGASDEVLYAKTSAELARMDQADRPFYSHVISMSSHNPFTIPESKYKMILPERFEGTLVGDYIRAQNYADYALGQFIAELKANGVWDNSLVALYGDHRGLPIFSLKDEDKTLLAEILGHEYSETDLINIPLVISGTGITEPGVMEQLGGQVDILPTVSNLLGVSLTDHLHFGQDLLNQTAYNLLPQRYYLPTGSFVNNEELFMSGSGFDDGQHSTLSGDGRQTLQATEDEFNRALELLRMSDSYVTQLPDREAETAE, encoded by the coding sequence ATGCTCGTCAAAAGCTATTTCGCCTGGTACTATCTCTTCGAGGATGGCCCCACCTGGACCACCTGGCTGAAGGAAATCCCGTTTATGCTGCTGCTGTTCTGTATGATCGAATGGTTCGCCACGAAACGGAAAATCGCCATTTACATGCTGGTCAATCTCTTAATTTCTGTGCTGTTCTTCTCGCTCATTGTCTATCATAATCACTTCGGTATTATTGCAACCTCCCAGGTGTTTGGCCAGGTCAAGCAGGTCGGAGCCGTCAAGAAGAGTATTTTTGCTGTTGTGCATCCGGAATATATCCTATTCTTCATTGATATCATCATCATCGGACTGATTATGCTGAGCCGCAAGAAAGCTGTCGCCTGGAAGAAATCGATGGCCCGCCGCAGCAACCGCAAGGCCGTTGCCGTCCTCTTCTGCATCTCACTAGTGATTTGCATGATGAACATCTTCCCCAACCAGGCCAGCATGAATGAGAACGTCAAGGCCGAGCAGATGGGCATTCTCAATTATGAAGCCTATAACCTGATTGCTGAGGAAGAGGAAGAACCGATGGATTCCGCAGAGATTACACAATCGGCGATTGATGAGATCAAAGGTATTCATTCCCAGACAGCTCCGCTGTTATACGGTGCTGCCCGCGGGAAGAATCTGATTGTGCTGCAAATGGAATCCTTCCAGAATTTCCTGATCCACCTGACCGTGGACGGGCAGGAAATTACACCGAACATGAATAAGCTGGCCGACAGCAGCTTCTACTTCCCGCGTTTCTATCAACAGGTCGGACAAGGAAATACCTCTGACGCCGAATTCATCGTGAACACCTCATTCTATGTTCCGCCGGACGGACCGGCTACCGAGATGTATGCGCCCAAGGAGCTGCCAAGTCTGCCGAAGCTGCTGCAGGCACAGGGGTACGATACGGCGACCTTCCACACGAATGAAGTGGATTTCTGGAACCGCGGGGAGCTATACAGCGCCCTCGGGTTTGACCGCTATTATGACAAAGCCTTCTTCACAGAAGAAGATACTGTATTCTACGGGGCATCTGATGAAGTCCTCTATGCCAAGACTTCGGCTGAGCTGGCCCGGATGGATCAGGCTGACCGCCCGTTCTATTCCCATGTGATCTCGATGTCTTCACATAATCCGTTCACCATTCCGGAATCCAAATACAAGATGATCTTGCCGGAACGCTTCGAAGGAACGCTCGTCGGGGATTATATCCGGGCCCAGAATTATGCCGACTATGCCCTGGGACAGTTCATCGCTGAGCTAAAAGCAAATGGTGTCTGGGACAACAGCCTGGTTGCACTTTACGGGGACCACCGGGGATTGCCGATCTTCTCCCTGAAGGATGAGGATAAGACTTTACTTGCCGAGATTCTCGGCCATGAATATTCCGAAACAGATCTTATTAATATCCCGCTCGTCATATCCGGCACCGGAATTACGGAACCAGGCGTAATGGAACAGCTCGGCGGTCAGGTTGATATACTGCCGACCGTCTCCAATCTGCTTGGCGTCTCTTTAACGGATCATCTCCATTTCGGCCAGGATCTGCTGAATCAGACCGCATATAACCTGCTGCCGCAGCGTTATTACCTGCCGACCGGCTCGTTCGTCAACAACGAGGAGCTGTTCATGTCCGGCAGCGGATTCGATGACGGCCAGCATTCCACCTTATCGGGGGACGGCCGCCAGACGCTCCAGGCCACAGAGGATGAATTCAACCGGGCGCTGGAGCTGCTGCGCATGTCGGACAGCTATGTGACGCAATTGCCGGACCGCGAGGCTGAGACAGCAGAGTAA